In Oenanthe melanoleuca isolate GR-GAL-2019-014 chromosome 8, OMel1.0, whole genome shotgun sequence, a single genomic region encodes these proteins:
- the PDE4DIP gene encoding myomegalin isoform X1: protein MKENCRICGRELCGNQRRWIFHTAAKLNLQVLLSHVLGRELCRDGRSEFACSKCAFMLDRIYRFDTVIARIEALSIERLQKLLLEKDRLKFCIASMYRRNNDDSSTEDRAAEGTVDLSNLPDARYAALLQEDFAYSGFEYWMDQEEHGLEHSCHGSEGAGSRPRRCRGCAALRVADADYEAICKVPRKVARSISCGLSSRWSASMGNEESSVCDVAESTSSRVAVDGDSMEEGTPASSVESLDTTVEASPPQQKDEDADKGVKGNGKCDDFSDDRMTPSSSLSGNRLELALNLIKTLDYKPLQSPRGSRLPIPVKSSLPPPKLSRDLADGSASAGLACAGSAFLNTDRKSFSRAPLGLPLEISELQELWDDLYEDYMPLRVQGLQDERQQPAPGSTAAEEHVSDVRAAELQGKLQHSEAANKLLQEKLNELNFELKSVQETSQRQDRTIQSLNEALKSKDSKTEELYHIIEGQNETMAKLRDMLHRNQLGQLQVSESPLSPQEQQMSLLDLQNTLFCTKLEVQRLKRAQRQKEHQLAEAKRATQLLETTVHEEEQQKEATWKHNQELRAVVQQLQAELQDKAQQLQTLEWEKSRELQVQEQRVQRLTQQLARKEQLLQESKELLQCQQSLEKSPAAMNTMLEKLQQRVSDRDAALERAVDEKFCALEEKEQELQQLRLRMRERGGDLERLRSVLSSNEATIHSLESLLKAKTLELEQVSATCQNLRWLKEEIEAKSGSRQKEQEGIIQQLQTCLHDRNKEVEELTATLLCKLGPGQSEVAEELCLRLQHKEKMLQDLLSDRNRQTMEHDAEIRELLQALSTKEQQSRVAAEKMAQALAERSCELQLLRQHVLGKEPAGTQSAGARPLKQDKPIQDILQRASGATVVAGSPQEDSSCRTQGVTMSAAELEKDLVNAKEELELMVKKERESRQELTALQSVVATQEEELQVQASDIESLTRTIQMKEDLIKDLQMQLVDPEEIPAMERLTQEVLVLREKVAIAESQGQEATGNRRQQLLLMLEGLVAERNRLNEALQAERQLYGSLVKFHTHPDSAARDHALQVELEGVHELRGQLEEALGRSLECLSRLETQGAIGGQAAGTHSDTSTNFTDSMKEEAARGLAAQQSNPRVPKENGGTESRTAPERELRAERELRELKAQLEEAGFSSISHIRKAMLSLCLENAELKERMGEATSLLESGEPEEPGLGSPLAPEPRRLQRKSRSSLGDGQGLPAERGTVPTKRPALEARSQHDMPKRPCPGSPAGGDGSHVDGSVPGGGWPGLGAELRSQVAQGQRQCQELQDKLAASEATVRAQAEQLEKYHVLLREPQTQQLSKQVQVDFQDLGYETCGRSETEADREETTSPECEEQDVFSETSLGEELGSHCQPGMSRAGKTMALEDVEALHQHIQDLKAQLLNANKVIQSLQRRARSISVTSGYTSSAERPLPAPKASASPAHSLTDEDEGWQSDGHGTLCPPALRAHRDLQSLVHRVALLEAQLPAAKHGAALPKELQSATWPGKYNSLIQAQARELSHLRQLLREGRGLSRSLAQHLRDALRSFEDLLRGTDIDYYLGQGFREQLAQGRQLAERLSDKLGIRDRQDGEDKSSHELLAQRLSRELQEKEKVIESLEVKLQERSESPGSSCPPSESSHSASSSSFTSEGLEPCSDGDAASEYSQCHEEPAQHTGLHFDSLSKPVSAPLPALAPGLSPFLPAGPPPPAAPPLLGCCGNSVCSLAEAQQELQVLRRQLGESVTLPVAPAKPTVPLGPFGEGSKAAAPFCPHGALQGLAELPGAAHSRPLWDAPPPGQLLWGALPLGYPSGQKLTGADLLEEHLLEIRNLRQRLEESICTNDRLREQLERRLASTGKASGLPSDVYAQTPELGLQLSRENQALHEENRTLRLQRDHLSQELARVQEALAAACSRAREAEAELGQRRGKQRRLAEELSECQESVRQLRDERHSLQEDNNRLQHSVTLLQQQSEEQRLLLQTLRAELHVYESLPGPSAETRAGCFPSPPVRDVGTNSAAALLSPVPSGTSVVRRMDEPRGADVVVRKSEALTGAHVVGRLDTYRALEQHVLQGKALARELMCLTRPALGLPNCSLPGKEALGWTGTGQGHLWGSASTLHAILEECVALLAAFWSTVLPVSPAQHQGKEQVLQGEIAALRARLSEREDALQSTARRLRSTAQLKDSMEQFIVSQLTRTHTVLRKARTNLEVKAQQALPVA from the exons atGAAGGAAAACTGCCGGATTTGCGGCCGGGAGCTGTGCGGCAACCAGCGGCGATGGATCTTTCACACGGCGGCCAAGCTGAAtctccaggtgctgctctcccacgtcctgggcagggagctgtgccggGACGGCAGGTCCGAGTTCGCTTGCAGCAAGTGTGCCTTCATGCTGGACCGCATCTACAGGTTCGACACCGTCATCGCCCGCATCGAAGCCCTCTCCATCGAGCgcctgcagaagctgctgctggagaaggaccGGCTCAAGTTCTGCATCGCAAGCATGTACCGCAGGAACAACGACGACTCCAGCACGGAGGACAGGGCTGCGGAGGGGACTGTGGACCTTTCCAACCTGCCTGATGCACGGTACGCTGCCCTCCTCCAGGAGGACTTCGCTTACTCTGGGTTTGAATACTGGATGGATCAAGAAGAGCAcgggctggagcacagctgccaCGGCTCCGAGGGAGCAGGGAGCCGCCCgcggcgctgccggggctgcGCTGCCCTGCGTGTGGCCGACGCCGACTATGAGGCCATCTGCAAAGTGCCCCGGAAGGTGGCCAGGAGCATCTCCTGCGGGCTGTCCAGCCGCTGGTCGGCCAGCATGGGCAACGAGGAGTCGTCTGTGTGCGATGTGGCCGAGTCCACCAGCTCCAGGGTGGCTGTGGATGGGGACAGCATGGAGGAAGGCACGCCTGCGTCCTCTGTCGAGTCTCTGGACACCACCGTGGAGGCCAGCCCTCCGCAGCAGAAGGATGAAGATGCAGATAAGGGGGTGAAAGGAAACGGGAAATGTGACGATTTCTCGGATGATCGCATGACCCCGAGCTCATCACTGAGCGGGAacaggctggagctggcccTCAATTTGATCAAGACTTTGGACTACAAACCCCTTCAGAGCCCCCGAGGCAGCCGACTGCCTATTCCTGTGAAGTCCAGCTTGCCCCCTCCCAAGCTCAGCCGTGACTTGGCAGATGGCAGTGCTTCTGCTGGCTTAGCGTGTGCTGGTTCTGCCTTCCTGAACACAGAcagaaaatccttttccagAGCTCCTTTGGGCCTTCCCCTGGAAatttctgagctgcaggagctgtgggatgaCCTCTATGAGGATTATATGCCGCTGCGGGTACAG gGTTTGCAGGATGAACGtcagcagccagctccaggtagcactgcagcagaggagcacGTGTCCGATGTGcgtgcagcagagctgcagggcaaaCTCCAGCACTCTGAGGCTGCCAACAAG CTGCTACAGGAGAAGCTGAATGAAttgaattttgaattaaaatctGTTCAAGAAACATCACAGAGGCAAGATCGTACAATCCAGAGTCTGAACGAGGCCCTGAAGAGCAAAGACAGTAAG ACAGAGGAGCTGTACCACATCATCGAAGGGCAGAATGAGACCATGGCCAAGCTGCGGGACATGTTACACAGaaaccagctgggacagctgcag GTGTCAGAGAGCCCACTGtcaccccaggagcagcagatgtCACTGCTGGATCTTCAGAACACACTTTTCTGCACCAAGCTGGAGGTGCAGAGACTGAAGAGAGCTCAGCGCCAGAAGGAGCATCAGCTGGCTGAAGCCAAGAGAGccacccagctcctggagacCACAGTGCatgaggaagagcagcagaaagaggCAACCTGGAAACACAATCAG GAGCTGCGTGCTGTGGTACaacagctgcaggcagagctgcaggacaaggctcagcagctccagactTTGGAGTGGGAGAAGAGCCGTGAGCTGCAGGTCCAGGAGCAGAGAGTTCAGCGTTTGACTCAGCAGCTGGCTCGCaaggagcagcttctgcag GAGTCCAAGGAGCTTCTGCAATGCCAGCAAAGCTTGGAGAAGAGCCCTGCAGCCATGAATACCATGTTGGAGAAACTTCAGCAGCGTGTCAGtgacagggatgctgctctggaG CGAGCAGTAGATGAGAAGTTCTGTgccctggaggagaaggagcaagagctgcagcagctgcgtCTCCGCATGCGGGAGCGCGGCGGTGACCTGGAGAGGCTGCGCAGTGTCCTGTCCAGCAACGAGGCCACCATCCAC AGCCTGGAGAGCCTCCTGAAAGCCAAAACCCTGGAACTGGAGCAGGTCTCAGCAACCTGCCAAAACCTCCGCTGGCTCAAAGAGGAGATTGAGGCCAAAtctggcagcaggcagaaggAGCAAGAGGGCAtcatccagcagctgcagaccTGCCTGCATGACAGGAACAAGGAAGTGGAG GAGCTTACAGCAACTCTGCTGTGCAAGCTGGGCCCCGGGCAGAGCGAGGtagcagaggagctgtgcctgcGTCTTCAGCACAAGGAGAAGATGCTGCAGGATCTCCTCAGCGACCGCAACCGTCAAACCATGGAGCACGATGCTGAAATTcgagagctgctgcaggctctgagcaccaaggagcagcagagcaga GTGGCTGCAGAGAAGATGGCACAGGCTCTGGCTGAAAGGAGCTGTGAGCTACAACTGCTGCGCCAGCAcgtgctggggaaggagcctGCTGGGACCCAGTCAGCTGGTGCCAGGCCACTGAAGCAGGATAAACCCATACAG GACATACTGCAAAGAGCTTCTGGAGCTACAGTCGTAGCTGGATCCCCACAGgaggacagcagctgcaggacacagggag TTACAatgtcagcagcagagctggagaaggatcTTGTCAATGCcaaagaggagctggagctAATGgtgaagaaagaaagggaaagcagG caggagctcactGCTCTCCAGTCTGTGGTGGCCacacaggaggaggagctgcaggtgcaggcCTCAGATATCGAGTCCTTGACCAGAACCATCCAGATGAAAGAGGACCTCATCAAG GATCTGCAGATGCAGCTGGTGGATCCTGAAGAAATTCCAGCCATGGAAAGGCTGACACAAGAAGTGCTGGTGCTTCGGGAGAAAGTGGCCATAGCAGAGTCCCAGGGACAGGAGGCTACTGGAAACAGAAGGCAGCAG TTGTTACTGATGCTGGAAGGGCTGGTGGCTGAGAGGAACCGGTTAAATGAGGCTCTCCAGGCTGAGAGGCAGCTCTATGGCAGCCTGGTGAAGTTCCACACACACCCAGACAG CGCTGCGAGAGACCACGCCCtgcaggtggagctggaagGGGTCCACGAGCTCCGGGGACAGCTGGAAGAAGCTCTTGGCAGAAGCTTGGAGTGTTTGAGCAGGCTGGAGACGCAGGGCGCCATAGGAG GTCAGGCCGCGGGCACACACTCCGATACCAGCACCAACTTCACCGACAGCATGAAGGAGGAGGCAGCCCGAGGCTTGGCAGCCCAGCAG AGCAACCCCCGGGTCCCCAAAGAAAATGGGGGGACTGAAAGCAGAACAGCGCCCGAACGGGAGCTGCGGGCCGagcgggagctgcgggagctgAAGGCGCAGCTGGAAGAAGCCGGCTTCTCCTCTATCTCCCACATCAG GAAGGCCATGCTGAGCCTGTGCCTGGAAAACGCGGAGCTGAAAGAGCGGATGGGTGAAGCCACGTCGCTGCTGGAGAGCGGCGAGCCggaggagcctgggctgggcagccctCTGGCCCCTGAGCCCCGCAGGCTGCAGCGGAAGAGCCGCAGCTCCCTTGGGGATGGCCAGGGGCTCCCGGCAGAGAGAGGAACGGTGCCCACCAAACGCCCGGCGCTGGAGGCTCGATCCCAGCACGACATGCCCAAGagaccctgccctggcagcccgGCTGGAGGGGACGGGAGCCAT GTGGACGGCTCGGTTCCCGGCGggggctggccagggctgggcgCAGAGCTGCGCTCCCAGGTGGCACAGGGCCaaaggcagtgccaggagctgcaggacaagcTCGCTGCCTCGGAGGCCACGGTCCGGGCACaagctgagcagctggagaaataCCATGTCCTGCTCC gtgaacctcagacacagcagctcagcaagcAGGTGCAGGTGGACTTCCAGGACCTGGGCTATGAGACCTGTGGGCGAAGTGAGACCGAGGCTGACCGTGAGGAGACCACCAGCCCTG AGTGCGAGGAGCAAGATGTATTCAGTGAGACCAGCCTGGGTGAGGAGCTGGGGTCCCACTGCCAGCCAGGGATGTCCAGAGCAGGCAAAACCATGGCCCTGGAAGATGTGGAGGCTCTGCACCAGCACATCCAGGACCTCAAGGCCCAGCTGCTCAATGCCAACAAGGTGATCCAGAGCCTGCAGCGCCGTGCCCGCTCCATCTCTGTCACCAGTGGCTACACCTCGAGTGCTGAGCggcccctgccagctcccaaGGCCTCGGCAtccccagcccacagcctgaCGGACGAGGACGAGGGCTGGCAGTCGGATGGGCACGGCACGCTGTGCCCACCTGCCCTGCGGGCACACCGTGACCTGCAGAGCCTGGTGCACCGCGTGGCCCTGCTCGAGGCACAGCTGCCCGCAGCCAAGCACGGAGCCGCTCTGCCCAAGGAGCTGCAGTCTGCCACTTGGCCAGG GAAATACAACTCTCTGATCCAGGCACAGGCTCGGGAGCTGTCCCACCTGCGGCAGCTGCTGCGGGAGGGCCGTGGGCTGAGCCGCAGCCTGGCCCAGCACCTGCGCGACGCCCTGCGGTCCTTCGAGGACCTGCTCCGAGGCACTGACATCGACTACTACCTGGGCCAGGGCTTTAGggagcagctggcccagggcaggcagctggcTGAGAGGCTCAGCGACAAGCTGGGCATCA gaGATCGACAAGATGGGGAGGATAAAAGCAGTCACGAACTCCTGGCACAGAG gctgagccgggagctccaggagaaggagaaggtgaTTGAGAGCCTGGAGGTGAAGCTGCAGGAGCGCTCTGAGTCCCCAGGTAGCAGCTGCCCCCCCTCGGAGTCATCCCACTCTGCCAGCAGCTCGTCCTTCACCTCTgaagggctggagccctgctctgatGGGGATGCAGCCAGCGAGTACAGCCAGTGCCACGAGGAGCCTGCCCAACACACAG GCCTTCACTTTGACTCTTTGTCCAAACCTGTTAGTGcccccctgcctgccctggcccctgggctgtcccccttcctccctgccGGGCCCCCTCCTCCTGCGGCCCCGCCactcctgggctgctgtgggaatTCTGTCTGCTCCctggctgaggcacagcaggaactgcaggTGCTCCGGAGGCAACTGGGAGAAA gtgtgacACTGCCCGTGGCACCAGCAAAGCCCACGGTTCCTCTGGGCCCCTTCGGAGAGGGCAGCAAAGCCGCAGCCCCGTTCTGCCCGCACggagcactgcaggggctggctgAGCTCCCCGGGGCCGCCCACAGCCGCCCCCTCTGGGACGCGCCCCCGCCcgggcagctgctctggggggcGCTGCCCCTGGGGTACCCGTCCGGCCAGAAGCTGACAG gggcAGACCTGCTGGAGGAACACCTGCTGGAGATCCGCAACCTGCGCCAGCGCCTGGAGGAGTCCATCTGCACCAACGACCGGCTGCGGGAGCAGCTGGAGCGCCGCCTGGCCTCCACCGGCAAGGCCAGCG GACTGCCCAGCGATGTCTATGCTCAGACAccggagctggggctgcagctgagcagggagaaCCAGGCTCTGCACGAGGAGAACCGGACCCTGCGGCTCCAACGGGACCACCTGTCCCAAG agctggcacgGGTGCAGGAGGCACTCGCGGCTGCCTGCTCCCGGGCACGGGAGGCTGAGGCGGAGCTGGGCCAGAGGCGTGGGAAGCAGCGGAGGCTGGCGGAGGAGCTCTCCGAGTGCCAGGAGAGCGTCCGGCAGCTCCGGGACGAGCGGCACTCTCTGCAGGAGGACAACAACAG gctgcagcactcGGTGAcgctcctgcagcagcagagcgAGGAGCAGCGCCTGCTCCTGCAGACCCTGCGTGCGGAGCTGCACGTCTACGAGAGCCTGCCTGGCCCCTCTGCCGAGACACGGGCAG GTTGCTTCCCATCTCCTCCAGTGCGTGATGTTGGCACGAACTCAGCAGctgccctcctctccccagtgcCCTCTGGCACGTCGGTGGTCCGACGGATGGACG AGCCACGTGGGGCAGACGTGGTGGTGAGGAAGAGCGAGGCACTGACAGGGGCTCACGTCGTTGGCCGCCTGGACACGTACcgagccctggagcagcacgTCCTGCAGGGAAAGGCCTTAGCCCGGGAGCTGATGTGTCTCACACGCCCAGCACTTGGGCTGCCCAACTGCTCGCTCCCGGGAAAGGAG GCCCTGGGATggacaggcacagggcaggggcacctgTGGGGCAGCGCCAGCACCCTGCACGCCATCCTGGAGGAGTGTGTGGCTCTCCTCGCTGCCTTCTGGAGCACTGTGCTGCCcgtgagccctgcccagcaccagggcaag GAGCAGGTGCTCCAGGGTGAGATTGCAGCACTGCGGGCCCGGCTCTCCGAGAGGGAggatgctctgcagagcacGGCCAGGAGGCTGcgcagcacagcccagctcaagGACAGCATGGAGCAGTTCATCGTCAGCCAGT TGACCAGGACCCACACTGTGCTGCGCAAGGCCAGGACGAACCTGGAG GTGAAGGCCCAGCAGGCCCTGCCTGTTGCATGA
- the PDE4DIP gene encoding myomegalin isoform X5 — translation MKENCRICGRELCGNQRRWIFHTAAKLNLQVLLSHVLGRELCRDGRSEFACSKCAFMLDRIYRFDTVIARIEALSIERLQKLLLEKDRLKFCIASMYRRNNDDSSTEDRAAEGTVDLSNLPDARYAALLQEDFAYSGFEYWMDQEEHGLEHSCHGSEGAGSRPRRCRGCAALRVADADYEAICKVPRKVARSISCGLSSRWSASMGNEESSVCDVAESTSSRVAVDGDSMEEGTPASSVESLDTTVEASPPQQKDEDADKGVKGNGKCDDFSDDRMTPSSSLSGNRLELALNLIKTLDYKPLQSPRGSRLPIPVKSSLPPPKLSRDLADGSASAGLACAGSAFLNTDRKSFSRAPLGLPLEISELQELWDDLYEDYMPLRVQGLQDERQQPAPGSTAAEEHVSDVRAAELQGKLQHSEAANKLLQEKLNELNFELKSVQETSQRQDRTIQSLNEALKSKDSKTEELYHIIEGQNETMAKLRDMLHRNQLGQLQVSESPLSPQEQQMSLLDLQNTLFCTKLEVQRLKRAQRQKEHQLAEAKRATQLLETTVHEEEQQKEATWKHNQELRAVVQQLQAELQDKAQQLQTLEWEKSRELQVQEQRVQRLTQQLARKEQLLQESKELLQCQQSLEKSPAAMNTMLEKLQQRVSDRDAALERAVDEKFCALEEKEQELQQLRLRMRERGGDLERLRSVLSSNEATIHSLESLLKAKTLELEQVSATCQNLRWLKEEIEAKSGSRQKEQEGIIQQLQTCLHDRNKEVEELTATLLCKLGPGQSEVAEELCLRLQHKEKMLQDLLSDRNRQTMEHDAEIRELLQALSTKEQQSRVAAEKMAQALAERSCELQLLRQHVLGKEPAGTQSAGARPLKQDKPIQDILQRASGATVVAGSPQEDSSCRTQGVTMSAAELEKDLVNAKEELELMVKKERESRQELTALQSVVATQEEELQVQASDIESLTRTIQMKEDLIKDLQMQLVDPEEIPAMERLTQEVLVLREKVAIAESQGQEATGNRRQQLLLMLEGLVAERNRLNEALQAERQLYGSLVKFHTHPDSAARDHALQVELEGVHELRGQLEEALGRSLECLSRLETQGAIGGGEQERVRVLPQHAF, via the exons atGAAGGAAAACTGCCGGATTTGCGGCCGGGAGCTGTGCGGCAACCAGCGGCGATGGATCTTTCACACGGCGGCCAAGCTGAAtctccaggtgctgctctcccacgtcctgggcagggagctgtgccggGACGGCAGGTCCGAGTTCGCTTGCAGCAAGTGTGCCTTCATGCTGGACCGCATCTACAGGTTCGACACCGTCATCGCCCGCATCGAAGCCCTCTCCATCGAGCgcctgcagaagctgctgctggagaaggaccGGCTCAAGTTCTGCATCGCAAGCATGTACCGCAGGAACAACGACGACTCCAGCACGGAGGACAGGGCTGCGGAGGGGACTGTGGACCTTTCCAACCTGCCTGATGCACGGTACGCTGCCCTCCTCCAGGAGGACTTCGCTTACTCTGGGTTTGAATACTGGATGGATCAAGAAGAGCAcgggctggagcacagctgccaCGGCTCCGAGGGAGCAGGGAGCCGCCCgcggcgctgccggggctgcGCTGCCCTGCGTGTGGCCGACGCCGACTATGAGGCCATCTGCAAAGTGCCCCGGAAGGTGGCCAGGAGCATCTCCTGCGGGCTGTCCAGCCGCTGGTCGGCCAGCATGGGCAACGAGGAGTCGTCTGTGTGCGATGTGGCCGAGTCCACCAGCTCCAGGGTGGCTGTGGATGGGGACAGCATGGAGGAAGGCACGCCTGCGTCCTCTGTCGAGTCTCTGGACACCACCGTGGAGGCCAGCCCTCCGCAGCAGAAGGATGAAGATGCAGATAAGGGGGTGAAAGGAAACGGGAAATGTGACGATTTCTCGGATGATCGCATGACCCCGAGCTCATCACTGAGCGGGAacaggctggagctggcccTCAATTTGATCAAGACTTTGGACTACAAACCCCTTCAGAGCCCCCGAGGCAGCCGACTGCCTATTCCTGTGAAGTCCAGCTTGCCCCCTCCCAAGCTCAGCCGTGACTTGGCAGATGGCAGTGCTTCTGCTGGCTTAGCGTGTGCTGGTTCTGCCTTCCTGAACACAGAcagaaaatccttttccagAGCTCCTTTGGGCCTTCCCCTGGAAatttctgagctgcaggagctgtgggatgaCCTCTATGAGGATTATATGCCGCTGCGGGTACAG gGTTTGCAGGATGAACGtcagcagccagctccaggtagcactgcagcagaggagcacGTGTCCGATGTGcgtgcagcagagctgcagggcaaaCTCCAGCACTCTGAGGCTGCCAACAAG CTGCTACAGGAGAAGCTGAATGAAttgaattttgaattaaaatctGTTCAAGAAACATCACAGAGGCAAGATCGTACAATCCAGAGTCTGAACGAGGCCCTGAAGAGCAAAGACAGTAAG ACAGAGGAGCTGTACCACATCATCGAAGGGCAGAATGAGACCATGGCCAAGCTGCGGGACATGTTACACAGaaaccagctgggacagctgcag GTGTCAGAGAGCCCACTGtcaccccaggagcagcagatgtCACTGCTGGATCTTCAGAACACACTTTTCTGCACCAAGCTGGAGGTGCAGAGACTGAAGAGAGCTCAGCGCCAGAAGGAGCATCAGCTGGCTGAAGCCAAGAGAGccacccagctcctggagacCACAGTGCatgaggaagagcagcagaaagaggCAACCTGGAAACACAATCAG GAGCTGCGTGCTGTGGTACaacagctgcaggcagagctgcaggacaaggctcagcagctccagactTTGGAGTGGGAGAAGAGCCGTGAGCTGCAGGTCCAGGAGCAGAGAGTTCAGCGTTTGACTCAGCAGCTGGCTCGCaaggagcagcttctgcag GAGTCCAAGGAGCTTCTGCAATGCCAGCAAAGCTTGGAGAAGAGCCCTGCAGCCATGAATACCATGTTGGAGAAACTTCAGCAGCGTGTCAGtgacagggatgctgctctggaG CGAGCAGTAGATGAGAAGTTCTGTgccctggaggagaaggagcaagagctgcagcagctgcgtCTCCGCATGCGGGAGCGCGGCGGTGACCTGGAGAGGCTGCGCAGTGTCCTGTCCAGCAACGAGGCCACCATCCAC AGCCTGGAGAGCCTCCTGAAAGCCAAAACCCTGGAACTGGAGCAGGTCTCAGCAACCTGCCAAAACCTCCGCTGGCTCAAAGAGGAGATTGAGGCCAAAtctggcagcaggcagaaggAGCAAGAGGGCAtcatccagcagctgcagaccTGCCTGCATGACAGGAACAAGGAAGTGGAG GAGCTTACAGCAACTCTGCTGTGCAAGCTGGGCCCCGGGCAGAGCGAGGtagcagaggagctgtgcctgcGTCTTCAGCACAAGGAGAAGATGCTGCAGGATCTCCTCAGCGACCGCAACCGTCAAACCATGGAGCACGATGCTGAAATTcgagagctgctgcaggctctgagcaccaaggagcagcagagcaga GTGGCTGCAGAGAAGATGGCACAGGCTCTGGCTGAAAGGAGCTGTGAGCTACAACTGCTGCGCCAGCAcgtgctggggaaggagcctGCTGGGACCCAGTCAGCTGGTGCCAGGCCACTGAAGCAGGATAAACCCATACAG GACATACTGCAAAGAGCTTCTGGAGCTACAGTCGTAGCTGGATCCCCACAGgaggacagcagctgcaggacacagggag TTACAatgtcagcagcagagctggagaaggatcTTGTCAATGCcaaagaggagctggagctAATGgtgaagaaagaaagggaaagcagG caggagctcactGCTCTCCAGTCTGTGGTGGCCacacaggaggaggagctgcaggtgcaggcCTCAGATATCGAGTCCTTGACCAGAACCATCCAGATGAAAGAGGACCTCATCAAG GATCTGCAGATGCAGCTGGTGGATCCTGAAGAAATTCCAGCCATGGAAAGGCTGACACAAGAAGTGCTGGTGCTTCGGGAGAAAGTGGCCATAGCAGAGTCCCAGGGACAGGAGGCTACTGGAAACAGAAGGCAGCAG TTGTTACTGATGCTGGAAGGGCTGGTGGCTGAGAGGAACCGGTTAAATGAGGCTCTCCAGGCTGAGAGGCAGCTCTATGGCAGCCTGGTGAAGTTCCACACACACCCAGACAG CGCTGCGAGAGACCACGCCCtgcaggtggagctggaagGGGTCCACGAGCTCCGGGGACAGCTGGAAGAAGCTCTTGGCAGAAGCTTGGAGTGTTTGAGCAGGCTGGAGACGCAGGGCGCCATAGGAGGTGGGGAGCAGGAGCGTGTGAGAGTCCTACCCCAGCATGCCTTCTGA